From a region of the Hyalangium ruber genome:
- the ccsA gene encoding cytochrome c biogenesis protein CcsA: MGKFFRMALPPIALGLLAWGHYVGLAVAPPDREMGEVQRIMYVHVPAVWVALVALTLNFICSVTYLFKPSWKTDSLAEATAEVGLLFGAVGVLLGAIWGRPTWGVYWTWDPRLTTAAIMLVAYMGYMALRRFVEDPEKRAVWSAVVGIIAAVDLPIIWFSVKWWRSLHQVQSSPRTVDPAMVTPLRISAFAFLAFMILFIIHRYRIALSERQAEVALPDSLPTDSPEARRTAGVA, translated from the coding sequence TGGCCGTGGCTCCGCCGGACCGCGAGATGGGTGAAGTGCAGCGCATCATGTACGTCCACGTCCCCGCGGTGTGGGTGGCGCTGGTGGCGCTCACGCTCAACTTCATCTGCTCGGTGACGTACCTCTTCAAGCCGAGCTGGAAGACGGACTCGCTGGCCGAGGCCACCGCCGAGGTGGGCCTGCTGTTCGGCGCCGTGGGCGTGCTGCTGGGCGCCATCTGGGGCCGGCCCACCTGGGGCGTGTACTGGACGTGGGATCCGCGCCTCACCACGGCGGCCATCATGCTGGTGGCCTACATGGGCTACATGGCGCTGCGCCGCTTCGTGGAGGACCCGGAGAAGCGCGCGGTGTGGAGCGCCGTGGTGGGCATCATCGCCGCGGTGGACCTGCCCATCATCTGGTTCTCGGTGAAGTGGTGGCGCAGCCTGCACCAGGTGCAGTCCTCGCCCCGTACGGTGGACCCGGCCATGGTGACGCCGCTGCGCATCAGCGCCTTCGCCTTCCTGGCCTTCATGATCCTCTTCATCATCCACCGCTACCGCATCGCCCTGAGCGAGCGGCAGGCGGAGGTGGCCCTTCCCGACTCGCTGCCCACGGACTCGCCCGAGGCGCGTCGCACCGCGGGGGTGGCGTGA
- a CDS encoding cytochrome c maturation protein CcmE, with product MTPVARNRLIALGALLVAGAGLAFVAFGNIGENLVYYWSPQEMLSQGEKAYGPTIRLGGVVKPGSIQWNEAHTSLKFHVTTDHNPGSPSVLVSSTEVPPQMFREGIGVVVEGTFDQSQVFTSNRLMVNHSNEYRAPKPGEEPRKWQETVSEGSTTASTTGAK from the coding sequence ATGACGCCCGTCGCGCGTAACCGCCTCATCGCCCTGGGGGCCCTGCTGGTGGCCGGTGCCGGCCTGGCCTTCGTGGCCTTCGGCAACATCGGCGAGAACCTCGTCTACTACTGGAGCCCCCAGGAGATGCTCTCCCAGGGCGAGAAGGCCTATGGCCCCACCATCCGCCTGGGCGGAGTGGTGAAGCCCGGCTCCATCCAGTGGAACGAGGCGCACACCAGCCTGAAGTTCCACGTCACCACCGACCACAACCCGGGCTCGCCCAGCGTGCTGGTGAGCTCCACCGAGGTGCCGCCGCAGATGTTCCGCGAGGGCATCGGCGTGGTGGTGGAGGGCACCTTCGACCAGTCGCAGGTCTTCACCTCCAACCGGCTGATGGTGAACCACTCCAACGAGTACCGCGCGCCCAAGCCGGGTGAAGAGCCGCGCAAGTGGCAGGAGACCGTCTCCGAGGGCTCCACCACCGCGTCGACGACGGGGGCGAAGTGA